In Mongoliitalea daihaiensis, one DNA window encodes the following:
- the trxA gene encoding thioredoxin, which translates to MSTKPMTFNDLINSDQPVLVDFFATWCGPCQMMQPILQDTARQLGERVKIVKVDVDKNPYAASTYQVRGVPTLILFQNGKVLWRQSGVVPAHQLVKVVEENTAVKA; encoded by the coding sequence ATGAGCACAAAACCAATGACCTTTAATGATTTAATCAACTCAGACCAACCAGTTTTGGTGGATTTTTTTGCTACCTGGTGTGGTCCTTGCCAAATGATGCAGCCAATTCTTCAAGATACCGCCCGCCAATTGGGAGAGCGTGTTAAGATTGTAAAAGTAGATGTTGACAAAAACCCCTACGCTGCAAGCACATATCAAGTAAGAGGAGTGCCTACCTTGATCTTATTTCAAAATGGAAAAGTTTTGTGGAGACAGTCGGGAGTAGTGCCTGCCCATCAATTGGTAAAAGTTGTAGAAGAAAATACCGCCGTTAAGGCATAA